The following are from one region of the Verrucomicrobiales bacterium genome:
- the secG gene encoding preprotein translocase subunit SecG, with translation MKFIIVLLTTFLLLDCLLLILLVLIQLPKKEAGMGLAFGAGAADALLGAGSGNAMTKLTKYAAAFFLGMVILLSILAQSTFKRNTSTLEQAIKAEANKANPVVAPTNNAFKALATNAPAPATTAPTAPAAPAPAKP, from the coding sequence ATGAAATTCATCATTGTACTGCTGACCACGTTTCTGCTGCTTGACTGCCTGCTGCTGATCCTTTTGGTCCTGATTCAACTGCCCAAAAAGGAAGCTGGTATGGGGTTGGCATTTGGGGCGGGGGCGGCTGATGCGCTGCTGGGGGCGGGAAGTGGCAATGCCATGACCAAGCTCACCAAATATGCCGCGGCCTTCTTTCTAGGCATGGTCATCCTGCTCTCGATTCTCGCGCAGAGCACCTTTAAACGGAACACCTCCACGCTCGAGCAGGCGATCAAGGCTGAAGCGAATAAGGCGAATCCGGTAGTGGCGCCGACCAACAACGCTTTCAAGGCTTTGGCGACCAATGCGCCCGCGCCCGCGACTACGGCACCGACTGCCCCCGCGGCACCGGCTCCGGCAAAACCGTAA
- a CDS encoding phosphatase PAP2 family protein, with product MKHIKKEVLQAALIVSCGMCLTAQADSIVTDWNSITLQAIRVTKPGPPMVARALAVVHTSIFDAWAAYDATATGTRFNEYLRQPPEARTDYNKGVAISYAAYRSLIDLFPSEKATFDGVMISMGFDPNDTSKDRTTPIGIGNLTASAVLDFRHSDGSNQLGTPRYGDTTFYTPVNTVDEIKDPNRWQPLRFSNGTGGFVIPGYIAPHWGTVVPFALKAPDQYRPSAPAQYPRDPRYASQAEEIIRFSATLTDRTKMIAEYWADGPSSELPPGHWNLFAQVVSKRNKYGIDKDAKLFFALGNALLDASISVWEAKRYYDYCRPITAIRFLKKGKKILSWAGPNLGTQWINGEDWLPYQPPTFITPPFPEYTSGHSAFSAAGAEVLRSFTGSDKFAYGVTLKAGSSRTEPGTVPARDLVLYWNTFTEASDEAGISRRYGGIHFAQGDLESRDMGRRIGKQVWRKALRHFNEPKSDRRWMFRDWEDDGRGK from the coding sequence ATGAAACATATAAAGAAAGAAGTCTTACAGGCAGCCTTGATCGTGAGCTGCGGCATGTGCCTGACGGCGCAGGCGGACAGCATCGTAACTGATTGGAATTCCATCACGCTCCAAGCCATCCGCGTGACCAAACCAGGCCCGCCCATGGTGGCCCGCGCCCTCGCGGTCGTTCATACCTCCATTTTTGACGCCTGGGCGGCGTATGATGCCACCGCCACCGGAACTCGGTTCAACGAGTATCTCCGACAACCGCCCGAGGCGCGCACCGACTACAACAAAGGCGTGGCCATCAGCTATGCCGCCTATCGCTCCTTGATCGACCTCTTCCCCAGCGAAAAGGCTACGTTCGACGGTGTCATGATCAGCATGGGTTTCGACCCCAACGACACCTCGAAGGACCGCACGACGCCCATCGGGATCGGCAACTTGACCGCTTCGGCCGTCCTGGATTTCCGACATAGCGACGGGTCGAATCAGCTGGGAACTCCTCGCTACGGTGATACGACGTTCTACACACCGGTCAACACTGTGGACGAAATCAAGGATCCGAACCGTTGGCAGCCGCTCCGGTTCTCGAACGGAACGGGTGGGTTCGTCATTCCGGGTTACATCGCTCCTCACTGGGGAACCGTGGTGCCGTTCGCCTTGAAGGCACCCGATCAATACCGACCGAGCGCTCCTGCCCAATACCCACGCGATCCTCGTTACGCTTCCCAAGCTGAGGAGATTATCCGCTTTTCCGCCACCCTGACCGACCGCACCAAGATGATCGCAGAGTACTGGGCGGATGGCCCCAGCTCAGAATTGCCGCCGGGCCATTGGAACTTGTTCGCTCAGGTCGTGTCCAAGCGGAACAAGTATGGCATCGACAAGGATGCGAAGCTCTTCTTCGCCCTCGGCAACGCTTTGTTGGACGCCAGCATCTCCGTCTGGGAAGCCAAGCGCTATTACGACTATTGCAGGCCCATCACCGCCATCCGTTTCCTGAAGAAGGGCAAGAAGATCCTGTCGTGGGCCGGCCCCAACTTGGGAACCCAGTGGATCAACGGTGAAGATTGGCTGCCCTATCAACCCCCGACCTTCATTACGCCGCCCTTCCCCGAGTATACCTCGGGCCATAGCGCCTTCAGTGCGGCGGGAGCTGAGGTCCTGCGCTCGTTCACGGGCAGCGATAAATTTGCCTATGGGGTGACTCTCAAAGCAGGGTCGTCGCGAACCGAGCCAGGCACGGTGCCGGCTCGCGACCTGGTGCTCTACTGGAATACCTTTACCGAGGCGTCCGACGAAGCCGGCATTTCGCGGCGTTACGGCGGCATTCACTTTGCGCAAGGCGACCTGGAGTCTCGGGATATGGGACGCCGCATCGGCAAACAAGTTTGGCGGAAGGCGCTCCGCCACTTCAATGAACCCAAGTCGGACCGTAGATGGATGTTCCGAGATTGGGAAGATGATGGGCGCGGGAAATAG
- a CDS encoding peptidase S10 encodes MMKISSMGWWWSQSLSSSSGLLALALALCLSGGLAGDVRAADSKEATKADKKDDKKEPRDESSVTSHSVTIEGVKIGYTATAGTLVLKEEDGKPQASFFYVAYTRTNAGDVSTRPITFSFNGGPGSASVWLHLGTLGPRRVVLNEDGTLPPPPFRVTENEHSILDDTDLVFIDPVSTGFSRPVPGEDAKKYHGVDEDIRSVGEFIRLYITRAQRWASPKFLIGESYGTTRASALSGHLESRYGIYLNGVMLVSVVLDFQTISYAVGNELPFPLFLPTLTATAWYHKKLPSELQADLAAALKQSESFALGEYATALLKGNRLTPEERRQTAQRLAQLTGLSVDFVERSHLRVNVFQFFKELLRSEGKTIGRFDSRMTGVDRDGVGDSPDYDPSYTGVLGPFTGALNDYLRRDLKFESDLPYEILTGKVQPWNYGDYRNRYLNVAETLRQAMAHNPYLKVFVANGVYDLATPYFATRYTFDHFSFDPKLQQNITMVDYEGGHMMYTVKPALVALKKDLSKFIRNSVPAASVGK; translated from the coding sequence ATGATGAAGATCTCGTCGATGGGTTGGTGGTGGTCGCAAAGTCTCAGTTCGAGCTCGGGGCTCCTGGCGTTGGCACTTGCGCTATGCCTGAGTGGAGGCCTGGCTGGGGACGTGCGGGCGGCGGACTCCAAGGAGGCGACCAAGGCGGACAAGAAAGACGACAAGAAGGAACCTCGAGACGAATCATCGGTAACCAGTCACAGCGTGACCATCGAAGGCGTTAAGATCGGGTACACCGCAACCGCTGGCACGCTGGTGCTGAAAGAGGAGGATGGCAAACCGCAGGCCTCTTTCTTCTACGTCGCTTACACCCGGACCAACGCCGGCGATGTTTCCACCCGCCCGATCACCTTTTCTTTCAACGGCGGACCCGGATCGGCATCCGTCTGGTTGCACCTGGGAACGCTGGGCCCGCGTCGAGTGGTTCTCAATGAGGATGGAACCCTGCCGCCACCTCCCTTCCGCGTCACGGAGAATGAGCATTCCATTCTGGATGACACGGACCTGGTCTTCATTGACCCCGTGAGCACCGGATTCAGCCGTCCGGTGCCAGGGGAAGATGCCAAGAAATACCATGGGGTGGATGAGGATATCCGGTCGGTCGGTGAATTCATACGGCTCTACATCACCCGGGCGCAGCGCTGGGCTTCACCCAAATTTTTAATCGGCGAGAGCTACGGGACGACTCGAGCGTCGGCGCTGTCGGGACACCTGGAAAGCCGGTATGGCATCTACCTGAACGGAGTCATGCTCGTGTCCGTGGTGCTGGATTTTCAAACCATCAGCTACGCGGTCGGGAACGAACTGCCGTTTCCTCTCTTTTTGCCCACCCTGACGGCGACGGCCTGGTACCACAAGAAGCTCCCTTCTGAGTTGCAAGCAGATCTGGCCGCCGCGCTCAAGCAGTCGGAATCTTTCGCGCTGGGTGAGTATGCCACGGCCTTGCTTAAGGGGAACCGACTTACTCCCGAGGAGCGTCGGCAGACCGCGCAGCGTCTCGCTCAGCTGACCGGCTTGAGCGTCGACTTCGTGGAGCGCTCTCATTTGCGAGTGAACGTCTTCCAGTTCTTCAAGGAGCTGCTCCGCAGCGAGGGCAAGACCATCGGACGTTTTGATAGTCGGATGACCGGGGTGGATCGCGACGGCGTGGGCGACAGCCCGGACTACGATCCCAGTTACACGGGCGTCCTGGGGCCTTTCACCGGCGCTTTGAACGACTACCTGCGCCGCGATCTGAAGTTCGAGAGCGATCTTCCGTATGAGATCCTGACCGGTAAGGTGCAGCCGTGGAACTATGGTGACTATCGGAACCGTTATCTGAACGTCGCCGAAACCCTGCGCCAGGCGATGGCGCACAATCCGTATCTGAAGGTGTTTGTGGCAAATGGGGTGTACGATCTAGCGACGCCCTACTTCGCAACCCGCTACACCTTCGACCATTTCAGCTTCGATCCGAAGCTCCAGCAGAACATCACCATGGTGGACTACGAGGGAGGCCACATGATGTACACGGTCAAGCCCGCGCTCGTCGCTCTCAAGAAGGACCTGAGCAAGTTCATCCGCAACTCAGTTCCCGCGGCCTCCGTCGGAAAATGA
- a CDS encoding tetratricopeptide repeat protein, which produces MPRWRSTFSARFGCVGILSLVLAITCLGAESSKSRSRPSKAGESKSDSKAGSKPEANPIQGVVESARQSVVVISHFGREGKSDGVGAGWMVSADGLVATSLHVIGEGRQVNVQAADGSKLEVLGVHAWDRKFDLALLRVKGKLPPPLPLGDSDALKQGDDVVVIGNPMGLEHSVVRGVASARREIEGVEMIQVAVPIEPGNSGGPLLDLKGRVCGIMALKSMMTANLGFAVPVNALKTLLERPSPISMDRWLNMGMLDASEWEPLMGSRWRQRVDRVVVEGPGNGFGGRALCLSKTNPPEVPFEIGVSVKLDDEAGAAGLVFASDAGEKHYGFYPTGGQLRLTRFEGANVFTWQILQQGPSEHYQKGEWNQIRVRVEAERILCFVNGHQVFETRDRSFAGTRVGLCKFRETQAEFRGFTVGKPASAAGGDLPEPLVARVDDFLRAPSREGERTLTDALAAQPEAGQRYLHQRAKRMEKQAQDLKRLSLRTHSLNIQSELKTTLTAAEKEIDLVQAALLLSRFDDPEVNVEAYRQHFDRMGRELAQLIEPRADEQERLRVLKKYFFQEQGFHGSRHDYFEKANSYLNSVMEYREGIPITLAVLFMELGQKVGLSGLVGHPLPGHFMVLYKPTNGVERVIDVFEGGRELTHAEADLVAARYSEGTARSQHLEPARKREIILRMARNLQGISKADESVAEQLRYLDLIIGLQPNSPVDRLDRARLRAQMADVDGAKEDIQWLLDHSPPGLDPEKLEEILRSL; this is translated from the coding sequence ATGCCACGATGGCGCTCAACTTTTTCCGCTCGCTTCGGTTGCGTCGGAATTCTTTCCCTGGTCCTGGCGATAACCTGCCTGGGCGCAGAATCCTCAAAGTCCAGATCGCGTCCTTCCAAGGCTGGCGAGTCGAAATCCGACTCCAAAGCCGGCTCCAAGCCGGAAGCAAATCCCATTCAAGGCGTGGTCGAGTCGGCGCGACAATCCGTCGTGGTCATCTCCCATTTCGGCCGCGAGGGAAAATCCGACGGGGTAGGGGCGGGGTGGATGGTTTCCGCCGACGGTCTGGTGGCGACCAGCTTGCACGTGATCGGCGAAGGGCGGCAGGTCAACGTTCAAGCGGCGGATGGTTCCAAACTGGAAGTGCTGGGAGTTCACGCGTGGGACCGGAAATTCGATCTCGCGTTGTTGCGGGTCAAAGGAAAGCTGCCGCCTCCCTTGCCGCTGGGAGACTCCGATGCGTTGAAGCAGGGGGACGATGTGGTCGTGATCGGGAATCCGATGGGATTGGAACATAGCGTGGTGCGAGGGGTGGCTTCGGCGAGGCGGGAGATTGAAGGCGTGGAGATGATCCAGGTGGCGGTGCCGATCGAGCCGGGCAACAGCGGGGGTCCCCTCTTGGACCTCAAGGGCCGGGTTTGCGGCATTATGGCCCTGAAATCGATGATGACGGCGAACTTAGGGTTTGCGGTTCCTGTCAATGCCCTGAAGACACTGCTGGAGCGGCCCAGCCCTATCTCGATGGACCGATGGCTGAACATGGGAATGCTGGATGCCTCGGAATGGGAACCGTTGATGGGTTCTCGCTGGCGGCAACGCGTGGATAGGGTCGTGGTCGAAGGACCGGGCAACGGATTCGGAGGTCGGGCCCTCTGCCTGTCGAAGACCAATCCTCCCGAGGTTCCATTCGAGATTGGCGTCTCGGTTAAGTTGGACGATGAGGCGGGCGCGGCTGGCTTGGTATTCGCCTCGGATGCCGGGGAGAAGCACTATGGCTTTTACCCGACCGGAGGACAGCTCCGGTTGACCCGGTTCGAGGGGGCCAACGTGTTCACCTGGCAAATCCTTCAGCAGGGCCCCAGTGAGCATTACCAGAAGGGTGAGTGGAATCAGATTCGAGTGCGGGTCGAGGCGGAGCGCATCCTGTGCTTTGTGAATGGGCATCAGGTCTTCGAGACCCGCGATCGCAGCTTTGCGGGGACGCGGGTGGGGCTGTGCAAGTTTCGCGAAACGCAGGCTGAGTTCCGGGGTTTTACTGTGGGCAAGCCGGCTTCGGCAGCGGGGGGAGATTTACCGGAACCTCTGGTGGCCAGAGTGGATGACTTTCTTCGTGCTCCCAGTCGCGAAGGGGAAAGGACTTTGACGGATGCCCTGGCGGCCCAGCCGGAGGCCGGCCAACGCTACCTCCATCAGAGGGCCAAGCGCATGGAGAAGCAGGCTCAGGACTTGAAGCGGCTCTCGCTCCGAACCCATTCGCTGAACATCCAGTCGGAGTTGAAGACTACTTTGACTGCCGCTGAGAAGGAGATCGATCTGGTGCAGGCGGCGCTGCTGCTGTCGCGCTTTGATGATCCGGAGGTGAACGTGGAGGCCTATCGTCAGCATTTCGACCGCATGGGGCGAGAGCTTGCGCAGCTGATCGAGCCGCGAGCGGATGAGCAGGAGCGGTTGCGTGTGCTCAAGAAGTATTTCTTTCAGGAGCAGGGGTTCCATGGCAGCCGGCATGACTATTTCGAGAAAGCCAACAGCTATCTCAATTCGGTCATGGAGTATCGGGAGGGTATCCCCATCACCCTCGCGGTTCTGTTCATGGAACTCGGACAGAAGGTGGGATTGTCAGGTTTGGTGGGACATCCGCTGCCTGGCCATTTCATGGTTCTCTACAAACCGACCAACGGAGTGGAGCGCGTCATTGATGTCTTTGAAGGCGGCCGGGAACTGACCCACGCTGAGGCGGATCTGGTGGCGGCGCGTTATTCGGAGGGGACAGCCCGCAGCCAGCATCTGGAGCCGGCCCGGAAGCGGGAAATCATTCTGCGCATGGCGCGGAATCTTCAGGGTATTTCCAAAGCGGATGAATCGGTAGCTGAGCAGCTTCGATATCTGGATTTGATTATTGGGTTGCAGCCCAACTCGCCTGTCGACCGATTGGATCGAGCCCGTCTGCGCGCACAGATGGCCGATGTGGACGGTGCCAAGGAAGATATTCAGTGGTTGCTGGACCATTCCCCGCCCGGTCTCGATCCGGAGAAGCTGGAAGAGATTCTTCGGTCGTTGTGA
- a CDS encoding DUF1501 domain-containing protein yields the protein MIRVLGTTKTVCGGFSRREMLRIGGLSLLGLNLPQFLRAEDRLPANPGRHRAKSVILLYLFGGPAAQETFDPKSDAPAEYRGAFGTVPTSVPGVHFCEYLPRMAQWMNRSTLIRSFTHESNDHSAGLLHTMTGMAPDKLESLVPILATQAPGMNAVIEYLAREEKRSLPASVWMPCYPGWGQQIYRPGPYAGFLGRKFDPLFTSCQITQKYEAKNFYDTQSEPVGHVGVPATELGPGLTVDRLQGRASLSERLDRQLDELGRSDEFDRHDHYQRKAFEILGRQDGENSPWKAFDLAAEKPSLRERYGRHLYGEAALTARRLVERGARFVTVSWESFEKQSSEPCSWDTHERHFPIMKDFHLPTLDQVYSALCEDLASRGLLEETLVVVMGEMGRAPKVNAAGGRDHWSYLQNVLLTGAGVKKGLVYGASDAKGFGPTSHPVSPGDLISTIYAAMGIDSNAFIHDFTGRPRPMVPDGSPLRAILT from the coding sequence ATGATCCGCGTTTTGGGAACAACGAAGACGGTCTGTGGCGGCTTCAGCCGTCGGGAGATGCTTCGGATCGGCGGGCTGTCGCTGCTGGGCCTAAACCTGCCACAATTCCTTCGTGCCGAAGATCGTCTTCCGGCCAATCCCGGACGCCATCGGGCCAAGTCGGTTATTCTGCTCTACCTCTTTGGCGGCCCGGCGGCTCAGGAGACCTTCGACCCCAAGTCCGACGCGCCGGCCGAGTATCGAGGCGCTTTCGGGACGGTCCCGACGTCGGTGCCTGGGGTTCACTTCTGTGAGTATCTTCCGCGGATGGCCCAGTGGATGAACCGGTCGACACTCATCCGTTCATTCACCCACGAATCGAACGACCACAGCGCGGGACTCCTCCATACGATGACGGGGATGGCTCCGGACAAACTGGAATCTTTGGTTCCCATTCTTGCCACTCAGGCGCCTGGCATGAATGCCGTGATCGAATATCTCGCCCGCGAGGAAAAGCGCAGTCTTCCGGCGTCGGTGTGGATGCCTTGCTATCCGGGTTGGGGACAGCAGATCTACCGGCCTGGACCCTATGCGGGATTCTTAGGGAGGAAATTCGATCCGCTCTTCACGTCCTGCCAGATCACTCAGAAATACGAGGCCAAGAACTTCTACGACACGCAGAGCGAGCCGGTCGGCCATGTCGGTGTCCCGGCGACAGAGCTAGGGCCCGGGCTGACCGTGGATCGCCTCCAAGGCCGTGCCTCTCTTTCCGAGCGCTTGGATCGGCAACTCGACGAGCTGGGGCGCAGCGACGAGTTCGATCGACATGATCATTACCAGCGCAAGGCCTTTGAAATTCTTGGACGGCAGGATGGCGAGAATAGTCCCTGGAAGGCGTTCGATCTTGCTGCAGAGAAGCCGTCGCTGCGCGAGCGTTATGGACGTCATCTCTATGGCGAGGCGGCCCTCACCGCGCGAAGGTTGGTGGAGCGCGGGGCACGGTTTGTGACCGTGTCTTGGGAGTCCTTCGAGAAGCAAAGCTCCGAGCCCTGTTCCTGGGATACCCACGAGCGGCATTTCCCGATCATGAAGGACTTTCACCTTCCGACTCTCGATCAAGTCTACAGCGCGCTCTGCGAAGACCTGGCTTCACGTGGGTTGTTGGAGGAGACATTGGTGGTGGTGATGGGGGAGATGGGGCGTGCTCCGAAAGTGAATGCCGCCGGAGGACGCGACCATTGGTCCTATCTGCAAAACGTCCTGCTCACGGGTGCCGGGGTTAAGAAGGGATTGGTTTACGGAGCATCGGATGCCAAAGGCTTTGGTCCTACTTCTCACCCGGTGTCGCCGGGAGATTTGATTTCCACGATCTATGCCGCGATGGGCATCGACAGCAACGCCTTCATCCACGACTTCACGGGGCGGCCGCGTCCCATGGTCCCGGACGGCTCGCCGCTAAGGGCGATACTGACCTGA
- a CDS encoding DNRLRE domain-containing protein → MKSLSPPGLVVLLLASGALLRSGSAHAEGIYPNSWVYPSATGNLLYRHDEHGVRLCDFSDCGYQAGKQELPSVGHVVQEQDRWVYVFPSNGANDADLIQNAIDLMSQKPLNTNGFRGVVLLTAGEFKVDRTLSITQSGIILKGMGSPGQPQTTIRATAKTQYDLIHITGLVERTEVSPDQLTIINPVVPAGSRTFKLFDTRDLKVGDSILITRPFTAEWISEIDMDKLAIPVCPPNVTSPSQCVIKGLNWDTRRSLVFERKITRIENSWVTVDSPLAQTFDLQYGGGFVQKTSWPERIQNLGIEDLQLVSDYGDDDDESHGWVAIEVRNAEHVWVRNVIGKHFGMSLVNMSHGSRYTTVAECRSLDPISKIEGNRRYPFRMEKGNHHLMRDCYSDDGRHDFAFGSLVPGPNANVRCQTHESHADTGPHFGWSVGGLYDLISMDASWGADFVGKVGINVQNRGRNTKNHGWTGAYMAVWNCVAPNFRVRNPPTARNWLVGSIGFIEDSQWWLPPVGDDPDGTYEWSGPLTPLPQFGQSTIGRHVNPYSLYFAQLQQRMKWPQSEYREYRLGDIDNFGDVASPEDRGPVDPSFLAAIQQNSGDLIVSQSFDQKTANRRMAFTFFAPLQGAERIVAASLVLCLKAVGTIGSSDALFLDDATVGTPFPGRGLGWDIRTDRATVNTLEIDPALLKDGKLNVSIQRNVAVDWAVLHLQVTTAAVSELALPPIADTYVRGGSHKQGNFATETSLWVKHEDDGDFSRRTYLSWALPNQPGTLVGAKVRLFCNGTGDPRNVFYAARALHDDWNEGSMNWINQPGNLPPFAYLVPESDGFIEFSVLPQVIDALQEQRRLPLQIWAPYDLGDAGFTSFASRDHPDASKWPQLILQTRDEPPSMSLVTNVTLSANVSFGPIPITVHDPETAAGQLQLRARSSNPTLLPPAGLVVAGSGANRTLRLIPAVNQTGAADITLSLSDDKQTVTQTFKVRVGNPTPPPVLSVIANQNLWEHTTSPRIPFTITDSRGKAGEIEVRLTASLSLRRPQIIASFGRNEAADTGDSTVSHRYLVLSPARGFTGIARLTLQITDGFNIVDHPLVVNVAAIDDPPGPITLVEPPIGTSFPVRQAINLEAIINDSEKDLAQVEFYNHTNLLGIVKTPPYRVSWQNPPTGTEPVTAIAVDRAGQRTTSEEVLFQIGPQAEAPPLLAMRPNDGGMQISWEVESGTYRLQSTDDLSEPVVWINVSRFTSSGGGSTFVPVPEGMRERFYRLIEVE, encoded by the coding sequence ATGAAGTCCTTATCTCCTCCTGGACTGGTGGTCTTACTCCTGGCATCAGGTGCGCTCCTTCGATCGGGGAGCGCCCACGCCGAGGGAATCTACCCCAACTCCTGGGTATACCCCTCCGCCACCGGCAACCTGCTCTACCGCCACGACGAACACGGGGTGCGGCTTTGCGACTTCTCCGATTGCGGCTACCAGGCAGGCAAACAGGAACTGCCCAGTGTCGGCCACGTGGTGCAAGAACAGGACCGCTGGGTATACGTCTTCCCTTCTAATGGTGCCAACGATGCCGACCTGATCCAAAACGCGATCGATCTGATGAGTCAAAAGCCGCTCAACACCAATGGATTTCGCGGGGTTGTACTGCTGACGGCCGGCGAGTTTAAGGTCGATCGCACTCTGTCTATCACCCAGAGCGGGATCATTCTCAAGGGTATGGGCAGCCCCGGCCAGCCCCAGACAACGATACGCGCCACCGCAAAAACCCAATACGACCTGATTCACATCACCGGCCTGGTGGAGCGAACGGAGGTCAGTCCGGACCAACTGACGATCATCAACCCGGTCGTTCCGGCAGGGTCGCGCACATTTAAGCTTTTCGATACCCGCGACCTTAAAGTCGGAGACTCCATCCTGATCACTCGCCCATTCACCGCGGAATGGATCTCCGAAATCGACATGGACAAATTGGCGATTCCGGTCTGTCCTCCGAATGTCACCTCGCCTAGCCAGTGTGTCATCAAGGGACTCAATTGGGACACTCGGAGGAGCCTCGTCTTCGAACGGAAGATCACCCGGATCGAGAACTCCTGGGTGACCGTGGATTCACCCTTGGCTCAAACATTCGACCTTCAATATGGTGGAGGATTCGTTCAAAAAACCAGTTGGCCCGAACGAATCCAAAACTTGGGGATTGAGGACCTGCAACTCGTCAGCGACTACGGCGACGATGACGATGAGAGTCATGGCTGGGTCGCCATCGAGGTGCGGAATGCCGAACATGTCTGGGTAAGGAACGTCATCGGCAAACATTTTGGCATGTCGCTGGTGAACATGTCTCACGGCAGCCGATATACCACCGTCGCGGAGTGCCGAAGCTTGGACCCTATCAGCAAGATCGAAGGAAATCGGCGCTACCCCTTCCGCATGGAGAAAGGAAACCACCACCTCATGCGCGATTGTTATTCCGACGACGGCCGTCACGATTTCGCGTTCGGCTCGCTGGTTCCGGGCCCTAATGCCAATGTGCGCTGCCAGACCCATGAATCGCACGCCGACACCGGCCCGCACTTCGGCTGGTCGGTGGGAGGGCTGTATGATCTAATCTCTATGGACGCCAGCTGGGGGGCTGACTTCGTCGGAAAAGTAGGCATCAACGTTCAGAACCGTGGACGAAACACCAAGAACCACGGCTGGACGGGGGCCTACATGGCCGTGTGGAATTGCGTGGCCCCCAACTTCCGGGTCCGCAATCCGCCGACCGCCCGGAACTGGCTGGTTGGGAGTATTGGCTTCATCGAAGACAGCCAATGGTGGCTGCCCCCAGTGGGCGATGATCCGGATGGAACCTACGAATGGTCAGGTCCTCTCACTCCCCTTCCTCAATTTGGCCAGTCCACGATCGGGCGTCACGTAAATCCCTACAGCCTCTACTTCGCCCAGCTGCAGCAGCGGATGAAATGGCCGCAGAGTGAATACCGGGAGTATCGGCTCGGCGACATCGACAACTTTGGAGACGTGGCTTCCCCGGAGGACAGGGGGCCGGTGGATCCCAGCTTCCTCGCCGCCATCCAGCAAAACTCAGGCGATCTCATCGTGAGCCAAAGCTTTGACCAGAAAACGGCGAACCGCCGGATGGCGTTCACCTTCTTCGCCCCTCTCCAAGGCGCGGAACGAATCGTCGCGGCCTCACTGGTGCTATGCCTGAAGGCGGTCGGAACCATCGGATCTTCAGACGCGCTCTTCCTCGACGATGCCACTGTCGGAACCCCATTCCCCGGCCGAGGGCTTGGCTGGGATATTCGCACCGACCGAGCCACGGTGAACACATTGGAGATCGATCCCGCTCTGCTCAAAGACGGAAAGTTAAACGTCTCGATCCAGCGAAACGTGGCCGTGGACTGGGCAGTCCTGCATTTACAGGTGACAACCGCAGCCGTTTCCGAACTGGCACTCCCGCCCATCGCGGACACTTATGTGCGCGGTGGGAGTCACAAACAGGGAAACTTCGCGACGGAAACCTCCCTCTGGGTAAAGCATGAGGACGACGGCGACTTCTCTAGGCGCACCTACCTGAGTTGGGCGCTGCCAAACCAGCCAGGCACGTTGGTCGGAGCCAAGGTCAGACTCTTCTGCAACGGAACCGGCGATCCCCGGAATGTGTTCTATGCGGCTCGAGCTCTCCATGATGATTGGAATGAGGGCTCGATGAACTGGATCAACCAACCTGGGAACCTGCCTCCGTTCGCCTACCTGGTTCCCGAGAGCGATGGCTTTATCGAATTCAGTGTACTGCCCCAGGTCATCGACGCGCTGCAAGAACAGCGTCGGTTGCCGCTCCAAATCTGGGCACCCTATGATCTAGGCGATGCTGGATTTACCTCCTTCGCGAGCCGCGATCATCCGGATGCTTCCAAGTGGCCCCAATTAATCCTGCAGACACGCGACGAGCCACCAAGCATGAGCCTGGTGACCAACGTCACCCTCTCGGCCAATGTGTCCTTCGGCCCGATCCCGATCACAGTTCATGATCCGGAAACCGCCGCGGGCCAGCTTCAGCTGAGAGCCAGGTCTTCGAACCCAACACTTCTGCCTCCGGCCGGGTTGGTAGTGGCCGGATCCGGTGCCAACCGGACGTTACGATTGATCCCGGCCGTCAACCAAACGGGAGCGGCGGACATCACGCTCTCGCTGTCGGATGACAAGCAAACAGTCACTCAAACATTTAAAGTCCGAGTGGGTAACCCCACGCCGCCTCCGGTTCTCTCGGTCATTGCGAATCAGAATCTATGGGAGCACACGACCTCGCCTAGGATCCCCTTCACCATCACCGATTCGCGCGGGAAGGCGGGGGAGATCGAAGTGCGACTCACAGCCTCGTTGTCATTGAGGCGTCCCCAGATCATTGCGTCCTTTGGAAGAAATGAGGCCGCCGACACCGGGGATTCAACGGTCTCCCATCGTTACCTGGTTCTGAGTCCGGCTCGCGGGTTTACTGGCATCGCTCGCCTCACCCTCCAGATCACCGACGGCTTCAACATCGTCGATCACCCGCTCGTCGTGAACGTCGCGGCTATCGACGATCCTCCGGGCCCGATCACCTTGGTCGAACCGCCCATCGGAACCTCCTTTCCGGTCCGGCAGGCGATCAACCTGGAGGCGATCATCAACGACTCGGAAAAGGACCTGGCACAGGTGGAGTTCTACAACCATACCAATCTGCTGGGCATCGTGAAAACTCCGCCGTATCGAGTGAGCTGGCAAAATCCACCCACGGGAACGGAGCCAGTGACGGCCATCGCAGTGGACCGCGCGGGCCAGCGAACCACCTCCGAGGAGGTGCTGTTTCAAATCGGCCCCCAGGCAGAAGCACCGCCGCTGCTCGCGATGCGACCGAATGACGGTGGCATGCAAATCAGCTGGGAAGTTGAGTCCGGAACGTATCGTTTGCAATCGACGGACGATTTGTCAGAACCCGTGGTGTGGATCAACGTCAGCCGCTTTACGAGTTCAGGGGGAGGCTCCACATTTGTCCCTGTTCCCGAAGGGATGAGGGAGCGCTTCTATCGGCTCATCGAGGTCGAATGA